CCATAAATGATCTCCATGGTTGGGAGCCCAGCTCCATGTTGAAGGGCGAAAGGTTGATGCGCTGTAAACTGGCGAGTGTCCACCGCCTGATGGATCTCTACGGCTGGGCCCAGGTGCCCAGAACCAGCCTCACGGTACAGGGAGCATCCTACACTCCTTATACACTTATATACTTGCATACTTACATACTCATCCTGCTTTCTTACTACTTAAACAACCCATCTTCTTTcattatacatatacacacactacctaCATAATACATGGATGTATTCTTTCTTAAACATATgtttaaaataacatttaaaccCCCCCCACTCtatcctcctccctctctctctctctctctctctctcttcctttctctctctcccccctcaacttctctctttctttctctctcgctctctctacttctctctctttctctctctatctttctctccctctttctctctctcccccctcaacttctctctttctttctctctcgctctctctacttccccccctctctctctctctccctcttcctctctttctctctctctctatctctctctccctctctcactagcTGCGTATCAGTAAAGAGCAGGAGCATTTCTTAGTTCTCCCAGATGGTCTGGCCTACGGGGAGGTCACTGCCTCCAGCCTGGTGAGAcctacacatacaaacatacaaacatgcacatgGACTAACAACCCAACACACAGCCCAACAAACACAAGTCAATTGGGCCTCTTGAGCTCAGAAGGCTCTCCATGTCCTTGGTTTAATAACATTTAATGAAAGGTTTACAGGAATGATGGCACCAGAGGTACACAGAGGTATCTGGAGAGGTACTTTACACAAGAAATGAAAGGCAGaaattatgcattttttaaatgtaaaagcaCTGAATATAAACCTGCTGATTTCACGTGGCGGTCGCACATTACATGAGCCACCttagtcatttaaaaaccataaaaTGATGAAATATTAATAAGAAGTGATTGAATGGAGTAAGAGAATGATAGAATGAAAGGAGCGAGAGAGTAATAGCATGATTAATGTCTGAGGTATGCATTATAATGTGACCATTACATATTAATGGAATCTCCCCTATCTCCCCTTATGTTGCTTCTTAACTGTTTACTCAGATCATTACTAATGACCTTTACTGTGATGCTGCCAGAATATTGGAGGAATCATTCATTTAAGAAATCGTTATTGGATGAATTGTTAATTAGACGAATTGTTTTTGGAAGAATTCTTAGTTGGAGGAAGGTTGATTCGCTTTGGCAGTAGTGTAACTTAGAATATTCATGCCAGTGAATCAATGTTGGCTTGAACTGAACTGCATTGTGGGTGTAGGATCATGCAGAAAGTCTCCAGCTGAACACCTGTGTGGGGAGTGGCGCAGAatccaaaacaaacaagcatGTGTAACAAACACAATGTAAACAAACTTCCATGTGGACGTTGTTGCTTCCTGATTGGAGGCTGGtgctgagggggcggggcttgatgGCATTGTCAATTATCGTCAGTGATCCTCATCAGTGATCCTGATGATCCTGTTCAGTAATCCTGCACATCCGAGAGCATGGCAGCCTTCTTCTTCCTCTATGGCGCCCCCTGTTGCCGACGGTGGGCAGAGCTGCTGCTCTCTGGTGGCTTAAACCAGATGGAGCATTAAAGCACCTGGGTTATTTTGTTGTGTGTCCTTTATAAGCCCTTTCTGTTTGTATGACCCTGTGTCGGTCATCAGATGTTGCGTTAGTGCACGTTTTTGTTCAGTTTGATTCTAGTTCATTAAACTCATCAGACTCACACTGACGTCCTCCTCTTCACCAGCACATTCTTTGTCTGTAATTGAcaaaagatttttaaaaaatgtagtgTGATCAAATGTCTTCCTCTGAAATGCATGCATTTTTAATGAGAGGTCTAGAGTTCAATTATTAATGATGATTTATGCATGGTTATGACATTTATAAGATATATCTGCAGTAATATTTGTGTCCTGCGGTTAGGTTCCAAAAATGAACACCGCTTTTGCTAAAGCATCATTTGAAATAGCCAAAGCATCTGGCTCTTGAGCCAGCCAATCGTCTTTCAGCTTGACTTGTTTGGCTGAATACTGAATATGTAGGAACATGTTTGGTTGAGCAACCGAGAGGCATACGTAAGCAGATCTAAAGAAGCAGTGTATACTAACAAGCAGTGTGTACTAACAAGCAGTGTGTACTAACTAACTTGCAATAATTAATTTACCTAATAGATGTTATATAATTTACTCAATAGATGTTATACTAAGCTTGAGAGCTTTGTGCAGGTAAAGGTGAATATCCTGGGAGAGATTGTGGAGAAGGGTAGCACCACCCTGGGGGTGGACGTAGCAGCGTTCAGCCTCCACTCTGCCATCTACTCCGTCCGTCCTGACACACGGTGTCTGTTGCACCTCCATACACCTGCTACGGCTGCAGTACGACCCCCCctctctacacacacgcacttacaCCCTTACACAGCCGTGTAACACTTAAAGGGCTGTCAGCCTGCAGTCCAGAGCCCTGGGTGTCGTACCCTGTTCTGGAACCTCAACCCCACGCCATCTTGGACATCCTCGTTCATGTACGCAGGTGTCAGCCATGAAGTGCGGCCTCCTTCCGCTTTCCCACGAGGCCTTGCTGGTGGGGGACGTGGCGTATTACGACTATAATGGTGTGATGGAAGAGGACGAAGACAGGGTGGAGCTGCAGAAAAGTCTCGGACCTACGTCCAAGGTGACGGAGGCATAGAATTAACGAACACCCACAGcaatactactattattattattattattattattattattattattattattattattaacagtaATAACAGTAAGAGAAGTTTGTTCATGGTGCatgaaagtgtttttttttttttataaaatgcTTTTATTTGGTTGGTCTGTGACAAGCTAAATATAACACTGCATGCATGGGGAGTGTGATGATGTTGCTATGGGGAGTGTGATGATGTTGCTATGGGGAGTGTGATGATGTTGCTATGGGGTTGGTCTTGGGATGGCGGCAGGTTCTAGTCCTGAGGAACCATGGCATTGTAGCTCTTGGTGATTCTGTGGAGGAAGCCTTCTACACAATCTACCACGTCCAGGCTGCCTGTCAAATCCAGGTGAGTCAAAAGGACCAGCAATACTACTGCAGCCAGTGAGACAGGAAGggtgagaaagacagacagagagacagaaagagagagagaattagtgggagacagaaaaaaaatgtgtttgtgtttgagggacaaataaatgaacagaaaaagggacataatgaaataattaaaatatgtcCAACAGTTTGGCCAAAGACATGTTTATTAGAACATTATTAGACTGTAAATAATGTAATGGCCAGGAGGTGGCATGACTCTAACACGCTGCTGTCCTTGGCTGACAGGTTTCGGCGCTGTGCTGCACAGGAGGTGAACAGAACCTCATCCTTCTGGACCGCCGTGTGCACAGACCCAACCCGACCGGCACCGTGGGCTGGGCTGGCTCCACCTTTGGACCCTTGCAGAAGAGCCGCCTCGGGGAGCACGAGTTTGAGGCCCTCATGAGGACCCTCGACAACCTGGTGAGAGGCTTCCTgtccttttttaaaataatctgTCCATCCatatatctgtctgtctctccgaTTGGCTTTTTCTATTGTGCGATGGTGTGTTTAGAAGAATTTGACTGGAATGGTTGTAAAGGAGCAATGTTCAGATCACTTGTGTCCATTTATTACTGAacgagcagtgttgggaacgttactttaaaaaagtaattagttatagttactcactacttgttcaaaaaaagtaactgaattagtaactgaattactctataataaaagtaactcgttaccagggaaagtaactatttgcattacagtaaaaaaaagttataaatgaataaggattttttgaaaaagcagttttcacagtcagttgaaatgagtagatcagataGGTGTTGATAGATCAGaaacttttgatatttactgcacatcaacagaccagtgcaggataaaatcctttaaaatccctttaaagtgcatttacatctatcaaattaaattaaattctctcaacctgagacaactggtttgttcacaacagaagtacacttatcaataaaacctctattcttaattaaataaatcaaatacccagtctggtagacatttaggaacttcaagtattttcttaaataatatatcgccaccttgaaaatgctaattcttcttcggcttgctcctgactcgccatttctgcctcctctccatttagtgtgcttcggcacgcatGTAAAAAcattggctctgattggctaccataatgctgccttagccaatcgcttactgacttgttaagttaaacaggtgttacacggattactgttagtatatcaatatatagtaacgcaccacttttaatgacTAGTAACATCAacttgtaacgacaggaaaagtaattaattatattatcctgttactgacaaaattaTGCCGTtacgttatttttaacggcgttattcgcaacactgtgaATGAGTCACATCCTGATTTCATCTTACGGTTATACTGTAAATAGTTACTGATCGTAGTCCACTGATTACCTAACAGTTGCTGTTATATGCAGTTATTGACACTAGCTAATAAGTATACTTTCCTCACTGATTTGTCTTAAAAATCCTCACTGTTTGTCTTAAAaatcacaataataataataatgaaaacaGGTTCAGAAGCTTCACAGAGGATAACGAGATGAAGAGAAGGTGGAGTCTCAGGACAGTCCCGGTTCTGTCTCACTGGAGACCTTCAACATgttctcccccacccccccacattCAGGGCTACCGCACCGGCTACGCCTACCGCTTCCCTGTCCTGCTGGAACGTTCCAGAACCCGCAGAGAAGTGGAGGTTCCTGCCACCGTCACGTCCTTCAGCTTCGAGGGTGAAGGAGGGCGCCAGCAAGTGCGTCTCCAGCCACACGCCCACAAACAGCAGCTGGAGAAGACGAGGTGGCTCAATACCCCCAACATCTACCAGAAGGTCAACCAGGAGCAGTCCAGTCCGAGTCACCGCACCACGGTGAGCCCACACAGCGTTCACACGCATGGTGGCAGGATTAATAATGGGAAACTTTACCCAAGCACCAGTGATGCCCTCTGACCTGTTTTGTTCATATGTATGAGCATTGATTTGTTCAAGTGCATCAGTGGAATGCAGTGGaatccctttctccctctctctttccctctctctttgtcttcctctctctctctctctctctctctctctctctctctctctctttctgtttgtgtgtgtccactcTGCAATGCAGTGGATGTCTCAGACCCAAAAAATGTACTGCAGtgtctctgctgccctctgttgATTGATCCAGACCGAAGTAGTGTTTTCATTATCCTTCAACAGCAAGAATGACTTCATGTTCTTCTGTTTACGTGGAGTCTGGGTTTATTTCCTGACACTAACAGGCCTAAGAAACAAGAGCAAGAGAAAAACAAATGTCTTCTAAACTTTTTTTCCTTATCAGTGGCTCAGGACGGATGAGGCGATCCAGAGCAGTGGAACAGCGATTAAGATCGAAAACCCAAACCAGTTTGTGCCCCTCTTCACCAACCCACAGGAAGTGCTGGAAACTAGAAATAAGGTACAGGAAGCCAGCAGTTTTGTGCAGTTTTGCTGAACTCAGATCAGTTTTGTAGTATCTTACGATGACTGAGATTAGGATTTCAACTACCCAGAGCACAGGGCACAACTGATATCGATGTAGCTTCATCGTTCACCATAACGGAACTGAATATAATCGTATGAAGCAGCTGAACCTGTCATCTCTTGAGCAGAATATCGATTTAAATTTCAGATTCGAGAGCAGAATCGGCAGGACATGAAGACAGCAGGCCCGCAGTCGCAGTTATTAGCCAGCGTCATCACAGACAACAGCCCACCGGTACAGTAGTAACAAACATGGATAGCAAACTCGGAGTGGAAGTTTTCATGAGAAACACCAAAATGAGTATCTCTTTTGCCGcataattttaatttattactgtgtgtgtgtgtgtgtgtgtgtgtgtgtgtgtgtgtgtgtgtgtgtgtgtgtgtg
The genomic region above belongs to Brachyhypopomus gauderio isolate BG-103 chromosome 3, BGAUD_0.2, whole genome shotgun sequence and contains:
- the add2 gene encoding beta-adducin isoform X1; protein product: MSSSPTPKGTPGHHSPVDGEAVAMETVQSPQQSTPTSTSKNRISCILQSPSFREDLDVLIQEQLKKGGSSSSLWALRQIADFMATHGSPAALPVTPSTMTMVTPINDLHGWEPSSMLKGERLMRCKLASVHRLMDLYGWAQVPRTSLTLRISKEQEHFLVLPDGLAYGEVTASSLVKVNILGEIVEKGSTTLGVDVAAFSLHSAIYSVRPDTRCLLHLHTPATAAVSAMKCGLLPLSHEALLVGDVAYYDYNGVMEEDEDRVELQKSLGPTSKVLVLRNHGIVALGDSVEEAFYTIYHVQAACQIQVSALCCTGGEQNLILLDRRVHRPNPTGTVGWAGSTFGPLQKSRLGEHEFEALMRTLDNLGYRTGYAYRFPVLLERSRTRREVEVPATVTSFSFEGEGGRQQVRLQPHAHKQQLEKTRWLNTPNIYQKVNQEQSSPSHRTTWLRTDEAIQSSGTAIKIENPNQFVPLFTNPQEVLETRNKIREQNRQDMKTAGPQSQLLASVITDNSPPSPEKLVLPVTPEPEPPNPFNELTEQELEEYRREVQRKQLRPDGGEEVLNDAGTPPAPSPTKTPSPTKPPVTDGKTIDAVQNGKEEDGKQDEELEKGLKALSTNDTSESSPQAPPTAPPTKPAGTTPEGSPSKSPSKKKKKFKAPSFLKKSKKQKEKVET
- the add2 gene encoding beta-adducin isoform X2, yielding MSSSPTPKGTPGHHSPVDGEAVAMETVQSPQQSTPTSTSKNRISCILQSPSFREDLDVLIQEQLKKGGSSSSLWALRQIADFMATHGSPAALPVTPSTMTMVTPINDLHGWEPSSMLKGERLMRCKLASVHRLMDLYGWAQVPRTSLTLRISKEQEHFLVLPDGLAYGEVTASSLVKVNILGEIVEKGSTTLGVDVAAFSLHSAIYSVRPDTRCLLHLHTPATAAVSAMKCGLLPLSHEALLVGDVAYYDYNGVMEEDEDRVELQKSLGPTSKVLVLRNHGIVALGDSVEEAFYTIYHVQAACQIQVSALCCTGGEQNLILLDRRVHRPNPTGTVGWAGSTFGPLQKSRLGEHEFEALMRTLDNLGYRTGYAYRFPVLLERSRTRREVEVPATVTSFSFEGEGGRQQVRLQPHAHKQQLEKTRWLNTPNIYQKVNQEQSSPSHRTTWLRTDEAIQSSGTAIKIENPNQFVPLFTNPQEVLETRNKIREQNRQDMKTAGPQSQLLASVITDNSPPSPEKLVLPVTPEPEPPNPFNELTEQELEEYRREVQRKQLRPDDGKTIDAVQNGKEEDGKQDEELEKGLKALSTNDTSESSPQAPPTAPPTKPAGTTPEGSPSKSPSKKKKKFKAPSFLKKSKKQKEKVET
- the add2 gene encoding beta-adducin isoform X3; translation: MATHGSPAALPVTPSTMTMVTPINDLHGWEPSSMLKGERLMRCKLASVHRLMDLYGWAQVPRTSLTLRISKEQEHFLVLPDGLAYGEVTASSLVKVNILGEIVEKGSTTLGVDVAAFSLHSAIYSVRPDTRCLLHLHTPATAAVSAMKCGLLPLSHEALLVGDVAYYDYNGVMEEDEDRVELQKSLGPTSKVLVLRNHGIVALGDSVEEAFYTIYHVQAACQIQVSALCCTGGEQNLILLDRRVHRPNPTGTVGWAGSTFGPLQKSRLGEHEFEALMRTLDNLGYRTGYAYRFPVLLERSRTRREVEVPATVTSFSFEGEGGRQQVRLQPHAHKQQLEKTRWLNTPNIYQKVNQEQSSPSHRTTWLRTDEAIQSSGTAIKIENPNQFVPLFTNPQEVLETRNKIREQNRQDMKTAGPQSQLLASVITDNSPPSPEKLVLPVTPEPEPPNPFNELTEQELEEYRREVQRKQLRPDGGEEVLNDAGTPPAPSPTKTPSPTKPPVTDGKTIDAVQNGKEEDGKQDEELEKGLKALSTNDTSESSPQAPPTAPPTKPAGTTPEGSPSKSPSKKKKKFKAPSFLKKSKKQKEKVET